A section of the Agromyces aurantiacus genome encodes:
- a CDS encoding aminotransferase class I/II-fold pyridoxal phosphate-dependent enzyme, with product MESSPLPRLAPWQRTAAGAGLLAPDGTVAATVFAEMSALAVATGAINLGQGFPDEDGPHEVLEAAREAISAGLNQYPPGPGMPVLREAIARHQARWYGLSVDPGREVLVTAGATEALAATLLAFVDDGDEVVTFEPSYDAYAAVIARAGGIHRTVPLRFPDWRPDHDELRAAVTDRTRVILVNTPHNPTGAVLDRGTLELVVELAHRHDALIVTDEVYEHLVFDGAHTPIAALPGGWDRTISISSGGKTFNTTGWKIGWATGPAHLVTAVLAVKQYLTFVNGAPFQPAIAAGLDLPDRFFADAAATLAAKRDLLVSGLDAAGFATSVPAAGYFVVADAAALGEADAVAFCRDLPRRAGVVGVPISAFVHPERRDPVRSLVRFAFCKRREVLEEASARLAALSPAPGASTAR from the coding sequence GTGGAATCCAGCCCGCTCCCCCGCCTGGCGCCGTGGCAGCGCACCGCCGCGGGCGCCGGCCTGCTCGCTCCCGACGGCACGGTGGCGGCCACCGTCTTCGCCGAGATGAGCGCGCTGGCCGTGGCGACGGGCGCGATCAACCTCGGCCAGGGCTTCCCCGACGAGGACGGCCCGCACGAGGTGCTCGAGGCCGCGCGCGAGGCCATCTCCGCCGGGCTCAACCAGTACCCGCCGGGCCCGGGCATGCCGGTGCTGCGCGAGGCGATCGCCCGCCACCAGGCCCGCTGGTACGGCCTGTCGGTCGATCCGGGTCGTGAGGTGCTGGTGACCGCCGGCGCGACCGAGGCGCTCGCGGCGACCCTGCTGGCCTTCGTCGACGACGGCGACGAGGTCGTCACGTTCGAGCCGTCGTACGACGCGTACGCGGCCGTGATCGCGCGAGCCGGCGGCATCCACCGCACCGTGCCGCTGCGCTTCCCCGACTGGCGGCCCGACCACGACGAGCTGCGTGCCGCCGTGACCGATCGCACGCGCGTCATCCTGGTCAACACGCCCCACAATCCGACGGGCGCGGTGCTCGACCGCGGGACGCTCGAGCTGGTCGTCGAGCTGGCGCACCGGCACGACGCGCTCATCGTGACCGACGAGGTCTACGAGCACCTGGTGTTCGACGGCGCGCACACGCCGATCGCCGCGCTGCCCGGCGGATGGGATCGCACGATCTCGATCTCGTCGGGCGGCAAGACGTTCAACACGACGGGCTGGAAGATCGGCTGGGCGACCGGCCCCGCCCACCTCGTCACCGCCGTGCTCGCGGTCAAGCAGTACCTCACGTTCGTCAACGGCGCGCCGTTCCAGCCGGCGATCGCGGCCGGGCTCGACCTGCCCGACCGGTTCTTCGCCGACGCCGCGGCGACGCTCGCGGCCAAGCGCGACCTGCTCGTCTCGGGACTGGATGCAGCCGGCTTCGCCACGTCGGTGCCCGCCGCCGGCTACTTCGTCGTCGCGGACGCCGCGGCGCTGGGCGAGGCCGACGCCGTGGCCTTCTGCCGCGACCTGCCGCGCCGCGCGGGCGTCGTGGGCGTGCCGATCTCGGCGTTCGTGCATCCGGAACGGCGCGATCCCGTGCGCAGCCTCGTGCGCTTCGCGTTCTGCAAGCGACGCGAGGTGCTCGAGGAGGCGTCGGCGCGGCTCGCGGCGCTCAGCCCTGCGCCGGGGGCGTCGACCGCTCGGTGA
- a CDS encoding carbon-nitrogen hydrolase family protein: protein MQTDGAEIAVATAQFAPGNDADANLDAMGRLAKRAAARGARLIVFPEYSSWFTPTPGEEWLGAAQPVDGPFAAALGELADALGIHLVAGMIERLEGQQRVGNTVLAIAPGGGVVARYRKLHLYDAFGQRESEWVAPGEIGEPQTFEAGGLRFGLQTCYDVRFPEVSRRIVDAGADAICMPAEWVRGPLKEAHWRTLTTARALENTAYVIAADHAPPVGAGNSMIVDPMGVELATIGEQEDVAVAWLSSERIAAVRRLNPALALRRFAVTERSTPPAQG from the coding sequence ATGCAGACGGATGGCGCGGAGATCGCGGTCGCGACGGCGCAGTTCGCGCCCGGGAACGACGCCGACGCGAACCTCGATGCGATGGGGCGGCTCGCGAAGCGGGCGGCCGCGCGCGGCGCTCGGCTGATCGTGTTCCCGGAGTACTCGAGCTGGTTCACGCCCACGCCGGGGGAGGAGTGGCTCGGGGCGGCGCAGCCCGTCGACGGACCGTTCGCGGCCGCGCTCGGCGAGCTCGCCGACGCGCTCGGCATCCACCTCGTGGCGGGCATGATCGAGCGGCTCGAGGGGCAGCAGCGCGTGGGCAACACGGTGCTCGCCATCGCCCCCGGCGGCGGCGTGGTCGCGCGCTACCGCAAGCTGCACCTCTACGACGCCTTCGGGCAGCGCGAGTCGGAATGGGTGGCTCCCGGCGAGATCGGCGAGCCCCAGACGTTCGAGGCCGGCGGCCTCCGTTTCGGGCTGCAGACCTGCTACGACGTGCGGTTCCCCGAGGTCTCGCGACGCATCGTCGATGCGGGGGCCGACGCGATCTGCATGCCGGCCGAGTGGGTGCGGGGGCCGCTCAAGGAGGCGCACTGGCGCACGCTGACCACGGCGCGCGCGCTCGAGAACACCGCCTACGTCATCGCCGCCGACCACGCGCCGCCGGTCGGCGCCGGCAACAGCATGATCGTCGACCCGATGGGCGTGGAGCTGGCCACGATCGGCGAGCAGGAGGACGTGGCGGTCGCGTGGCTCTCCTCGGAGCGCATCGCGGCCGTGCGACGGCTCAACCCCGCGCTCGCGCTGCGCCGGTTCGCGGTCACCGAGCGGTCGACGCCCCCGGCGCAGGGCTGA
- a CDS encoding helix-turn-helix transcriptional regulator yields MEQQGARGAAARSRRIRAVTALSDPARLALYELVARSTEPVSRDAAAAAVGLSRSTVAFHLDRLADEGLVEVHYRRISGRSGPGAGRPAKLYGRADDELNLAIPERHYDLLADLLAGAIERAAATGGDVGAALDDLAEREGGALAAGSDSFRSALEEAGFEPVEDGADVVFGNCPFHALARKHTALVCRLNRALVEGIAGAAPGAAEVIADPGAGRCCVRLPGAAVGATS; encoded by the coding sequence GTGGAGCAGCAGGGCGCTCGAGGAGCCGCAGCGCGGTCCCGGCGGATCAGGGCGGTCACCGCGCTGTCCGACCCGGCGCGACTCGCACTCTACGAGCTCGTCGCCCGGAGCACCGAGCCCGTCTCGCGCGACGCGGCGGCCGCCGCCGTCGGGCTCTCGCGCAGCACCGTCGCGTTCCATCTCGACCGCCTCGCCGACGAGGGACTCGTCGAGGTGCACTACCGCCGGATCAGCGGGCGCAGCGGGCCCGGCGCGGGGCGCCCGGCGAAGCTGTACGGCCGGGCCGACGACGAACTGAACCTGGCCATCCCCGAGCGGCACTACGACCTGCTGGCCGACCTGCTCGCCGGGGCGATCGAGCGGGCCGCCGCCACCGGCGGAGACGTCGGAGCGGCGCTCGACGACCTCGCCGAGCGCGAGGGCGGTGCGCTGGCCGCGGGAAGCGACTCGTTCCGGTCGGCGCTCGAGGAGGCCGGATTCGAGCCCGTCGAGGACGGAGCGGACGTCGTGTTCGGCAACTGCCCGTTCCACGCGCTGGCCCGGAAGCACACCGCACTCGTCTGCCGGCTCAACCGCGCGCTCGTCGAGGGCATCGCCGGGGCGGCACCCGGCGCCGCGGAGGTGATCGCCGATCCCGGAGCCGGACGCTGCTGCGTCCGGCTCCCCGGCGCCGCAGTGGGCGCGACGAGCTGA
- the helR gene encoding RNA polymerase recycling motor ATPase HelR, with translation MTQNGRLTSDSTTEELVIHSAFALPDHLAGKADPALIADDERHFSAISASLERSIDEVASRLDAVRRERGGHGQQALDRDLEIHRLTARLRALRRFGLDLCLGHILASDGDDPVYLGRLGLADASGRRLLVDWRSPAAEPFFAATHAEPMGLVRRRRYRWTRGRITDYWDEVFTDDELREHAAALDDQSAFIASLGEHRSERMRDVLGTIQADQNAIIRVGSRGALVVDGGPGTGKTVVALHRAAYLLYADPRLGRRHGGVLVVGPSRPYLDYVADVLPGLGEEGVQVCTLADLVPEGGTALRPETPEAARLKSSAALVGAVEAAIAYYERPPAVAMTVETDHVDVGVDPVDWAEAFAAPEPGTPHNEARDEVWDALIDRLMDQRDEEVPEAVFRRALQRDGELRRVFARAWPLLDAAGVVADLWSVPAYLRACAPWLAPDEIRELQREDPRAWTAADLPLLDAARLRIGDPEASARRRRREFALASEREQREMVLEHLIAADDSEMAVMSMLRGADLQRTLVDEQALPQADPDLLAGPFAHVIVDEAQELTDAEWTMLLRRCPSRSLTIVGDRAQARHGFPDSWPERLARAGIDRVTVAGLSINYRTPEEVMAAAEPVIRAAMPDANVPTSVRRTGVPVAHGAVADLRSILDGWLDAHPEGTACVIARPALEPAGLPDPGRIRSLTPELAKGLEFDLVVLVDPDSFGPGIEGAVDRYVAMTRATGRLVMLSDAPRGQDPRDPRGVGASMGAPRNEVARR, from the coding sequence GTGACGCAGAATGGTCGGCTGACCAGCGATTCCACTACCGAGGAGCTCGTGATCCACTCCGCATTCGCCCTTCCCGACCACCTCGCCGGCAAGGCCGACCCGGCCCTGATCGCCGATGACGAACGCCACTTCTCGGCGATCTCCGCCAGCCTCGAGCGCTCGATCGACGAGGTCGCCTCCCGGCTCGACGCGGTGCGCCGTGAACGCGGCGGCCACGGCCAGCAGGCGCTCGACCGCGACCTCGAGATCCACCGGCTCACCGCGCGGCTGCGCGCGCTGCGACGGTTCGGCCTCGACCTCTGCCTCGGCCACATCCTGGCCTCGGACGGCGACGACCCCGTCTACCTCGGGCGGCTCGGGCTGGCGGATGCGTCGGGCCGCCGGCTGCTCGTCGACTGGCGCTCCCCCGCCGCCGAGCCGTTCTTCGCGGCGACGCACGCGGAGCCCATGGGGCTCGTCCGCCGGCGCCGATACCGGTGGACCCGCGGGCGGATCACCGACTACTGGGACGAGGTGTTCACCGACGACGAGTTGCGCGAGCACGCCGCAGCGCTCGACGACCAGTCGGCGTTCATCGCGAGTCTCGGCGAGCACCGCTCTGAGCGCATGCGCGACGTGCTCGGCACCATCCAGGCCGACCAGAACGCCATCATCCGGGTGGGCTCGCGCGGCGCGCTCGTCGTCGACGGCGGCCCCGGCACGGGCAAGACGGTCGTCGCGCTGCACCGCGCCGCCTACCTGCTCTATGCCGACCCGCGCCTCGGCCGTCGGCACGGCGGCGTGCTCGTCGTCGGCCCGAGCCGCCCCTACCTCGACTACGTCGCCGACGTGCTGCCGGGTCTCGGCGAGGAGGGCGTGCAGGTGTGCACGCTGGCCGACCTCGTGCCCGAGGGCGGCACGGCCCTCCGGCCCGAGACGCCCGAGGCGGCGCGCCTGAAGTCCTCGGCGGCGCTCGTCGGTGCGGTCGAGGCGGCGATCGCGTACTACGAAAGGCCGCCCGCCGTGGCGATGACCGTCGAGACCGACCACGTCGACGTCGGGGTCGACCCCGTCGACTGGGCCGAGGCGTTCGCGGCGCCGGAGCCCGGCACACCGCACAACGAGGCGCGCGACGAGGTGTGGGACGCCCTCATCGACCGCCTCATGGACCAGCGCGACGAGGAGGTTCCGGAGGCGGTGTTCCGCCGTGCGCTGCAGCGCGACGGCGAGCTGCGCCGCGTGTTCGCCCGGGCGTGGCCGCTGCTCGACGCGGCGGGAGTCGTGGCCGACCTCTGGTCGGTGCCCGCCTACCTGCGCGCGTGCGCGCCGTGGCTCGCTCCCGATGAGATCCGCGAGCTGCAGCGCGAGGATCCCAGGGCGTGGACCGCTGCGGACCTGCCGCTGCTCGATGCCGCCCGCCTGCGCATCGGCGACCCCGAGGCATCCGCCCGGCGCCGGCGCCGCGAGTTCGCGCTCGCCTCGGAACGCGAACAGCGCGAGATGGTGCTCGAGCACCTCATCGCGGCCGACGACTCCGAGATGGCCGTCATGTCGATGCTGCGCGGCGCCGACCTCCAGCGGACGCTGGTCGACGAGCAGGCGCTGCCGCAGGCGGACCCCGACCTGCTCGCCGGCCCCTTCGCGCACGTGATCGTCGACGAGGCGCAGGAGCTGACCGACGCGGAGTGGACGATGCTGCTGCGACGGTGCCCCTCCCGCAGCCTCACGATCGTCGGCGACCGCGCGCAGGCACGGCACGGGTTCCCCGACTCGTGGCCCGAGCGGCTCGCCCGCGCCGGCATCGATCGCGTGACCGTCGCCGGACTGAGTATCAACTACCGGACGCCCGAGGAGGTCATGGCCGCGGCCGAGCCCGTGATCCGCGCCGCGATGCCCGACGCGAACGTGCCGACCTCGGTCCGCCGCACCGGCGTCCCGGTCGCGCACGGCGCGGTCGCCGACCTGCGGTCGATCCTCGACGGATGGCTCGACGCCCACCCCGAGGGCACCGCCTGCGTGATCGCTCGGCCGGCGCTCGAGCCCGCGGGGCTGCCGGACCCGGGCCGCATCCGCTCGCTCACCCCGGAGCTCGCGAAGGGGCTCGAGTTCGACCTCGTCGTGCTCGTCGACCCCGACTCGTTCGGACCCGGCATCGAAGGCGCGGTCGACCGGTACGTCGCGATGACGCGCGCCACGGGGCGTCTCGTGATGCTCTCCGACGCTCCACGAGGTCAAGACCCTCGCGATCCCCGAGGCGTCGGTGCGAGCATGGGTGCTCCGCGCAATGAGGTGGCCAGGAGGTGA
- a CDS encoding GNAT family N-acetyltransferase: MDGHATLKTDRLVLLPLADEHVELELELDSDPEVLRYLGGRARSREEVIASHERRMQLTARIPGLGFWIAFSAEGLDGGSPRRADGFVGLIMLPPAHGPDQPDDPDVADLGYRLRRRYWRRGLAGEACRAVLTHGFETVGIQRVIAQTRIDNAPSRALLRTLGMRMVRSYVPAEDESAAGMRDVEYELTRDDWRRRSTR; encoded by the coding sequence GTGGACGGACACGCGACACTGAAGACGGATCGGTTGGTGTTGCTGCCCCTCGCTGACGAGCATGTCGAGCTCGAACTGGAGCTCGACAGTGATCCCGAAGTCCTCCGATACCTCGGCGGACGGGCCCGCAGCCGCGAGGAGGTCATCGCGAGCCACGAGCGGCGGATGCAACTGACCGCGCGGATTCCCGGTCTCGGCTTCTGGATCGCATTCTCGGCAGAAGGGCTCGACGGGGGCTCGCCACGACGAGCGGATGGATTCGTCGGGCTCATCATGCTGCCGCCGGCCCACGGGCCCGACCAGCCGGATGACCCGGATGTCGCTGACCTCGGATACCGCCTGAGACGCCGATATTGGCGTCGGGGGCTTGCCGGCGAGGCATGCCGTGCCGTTCTCACGCACGGGTTCGAGACCGTGGGCATCCAGCGGGTGATCGCACAGACACGAATCGACAACGCGCCGTCTCGCGCGCTGCTGCGCACTCTCGGCATGCGCATGGTGCGCTCGTACGTGCCTGCCGAGGACGAGTCGGCCGCAGGCATGCGCGACGTCGAATACGAGCTCACACGCGACGACTGGCGCCGTCGATCCACTCGTTGA
- a CDS encoding class I SAM-dependent methyltransferase: MTDLTAGEWLEGNRANWDERVPVHVASEFYDRARLRDGGSVLDPIAAAGVARLFPDGLEGVRVLHLQCHFGSDTLSLVNAGATAVGLDFSRPAVEEARRMAEELGVADRARFVEANLYDARHRLPEPESFDFVFTTWGTIGWLPDVAEWARIIAWFLKPGGRLYFADGHPAAFVFDGDGGPDGMPTFSFPYSSAEVVEFEDPGDYADPEARLANAKTFEWTHPVSEVLRALRDAGLVVEEFEERFQVPFRIFPVVVEQGDGMYGWPAEPWLPLSYEIVARRDAPGR, translated from the coding sequence ATGACGGATCTCACCGCGGGCGAGTGGCTCGAGGGCAACCGCGCGAACTGGGATGAGCGCGTCCCGGTGCACGTGGCCTCCGAGTTCTACGACCGCGCTCGGCTGCGCGACGGCGGCAGCGTGCTCGACCCGATCGCCGCGGCCGGCGTCGCCCGGCTGTTCCCCGATGGCCTCGAGGGCGTTCGCGTGCTGCACCTGCAATGCCACTTCGGCTCCGACACGCTCTCGCTCGTGAACGCGGGCGCGACCGCGGTCGGACTCGACTTCTCGCGCCCGGCCGTCGAGGAGGCGCGACGGATGGCCGAGGAGCTCGGCGTGGCCGATCGCGCGCGCTTCGTCGAGGCGAACCTCTACGACGCGCGTCATCGACTGCCCGAGCCCGAGTCGTTCGATTTCGTGTTCACCACGTGGGGCACGATCGGCTGGCTTCCGGATGTCGCGGAGTGGGCCCGGATCATCGCCTGGTTCCTCAAGCCGGGCGGGCGCCTGTACTTCGCCGACGGACACCCGGCCGCGTTCGTCTTCGACGGCGACGGCGGCCCTGACGGCATGCCGACGTTCTCGTTCCCGTACTCCTCGGCCGAGGTCGTCGAGTTCGAGGACCCGGGCGACTACGCCGACCCCGAGGCGCGACTGGCGAACGCGAAGACGTTCGAGTGGACCCACCCCGTGAGCGAGGTGCTGCGCGCATTGCGCGACGCCGGCCTCGTGGTCGAGGAGTTCGAGGAGCGCTTCCAGGTGCCGTTCCGGATCTTCCCGGTCGTCGTCGAGCAGGGCGACGGCATGTACGGCTGGCCGGCCGAACCGTGGCTCCCGCTCTCGTACGAGATCGTCGCCCGGCGCGACGCGCCCGGGCGCTGA
- a CDS encoding UPF0182 family membrane protein — MPRRRAPIAITIGIVGALVVAFFVFAGIYADVLWYQQLGFVEVLATEWIARVVLFVIGFLAMALPVWISIQVAYRTRPVYAKLNSQLDRYQEIFEPLRRLAMYGIPIVLGVFAGVSTASRWDSVLVWLNRTPFGTKDAQFGLDVGFYVFELPFYRSIVGFASAVVLLSGLLVIATNYLYGAIRVNGRELVVSKAARIQIAITAGVYLLLQAVSIWLDQYATVTEVGSLITGASYTDVNATIPGRQILSVIAAVVAVLFLITAILGRWRLPLIGAVLLIVSSLLIGSLYPWVVQRFQVDPSARALESPYITRNIEATRDAFGVADIEEIPYEAKTDAEPGALRSDAETTASIRLMDPAVISPAFRQLEQFRQYYQFPETLDVDRYQIDGTTQDTVVAIRDLNLEGLGDAQTWFNNHLVYTHGYGLVAAAGNQRSSDGQPVFIQSGIPSTGDLPEFEPRVYFGENSPEYSIVGAPEGEKPIELDFPAGGEGNPQQTTFQGDGGPKLDNLFTKLVYALKFQSEQIFLSDQVSNDSQILYDRSPIERVQKVAPFLTLDSDTYPSVVDGRIVWIVDGYTLSDQYPYSNKVSYSEAISDSEGVQQPLAFDEVNYIRNSVKATVDAYDGTVKLYAWDTEDPILKTWDKIFPEAIQPMSKMSGELMSHVRYPADLFKMQRAVLGRYHVTEADAFYSREDAWTTPKDPTQPSTTSLLQPPYYLTMQMPGQEAPTYSIYSTFIPEARGTQSRNVLRGYLAVDSNAGSEDGTRADGYGKLRLLALPEDDNVPGPGQVQNTFNSDPTVSQSLNLLKQGQSDVINGNLLTVPVGGGLLYVQPVYVRSTGETSYPVLQKVLVAFGDQIAFQDTLDEALNVLFGGDSGAAAGDEEVQPTEPGTTPDTGGGTGGTTDTELQSLLNRARQALEDKQQALQDGDWAAYGKADAELAEIISELIVLADEGSTEAPSTEPPATEAPQG, encoded by the coding sequence ATGCCGCGCCGTCGCGCGCCGATCGCGATCACGATCGGCATCGTGGGTGCGCTCGTGGTGGCCTTCTTCGTCTTCGCCGGCATCTATGCCGACGTCCTCTGGTACCAGCAGCTCGGCTTCGTCGAGGTCCTGGCCACCGAGTGGATCGCGCGCGTCGTGCTGTTCGTCATCGGGTTCCTCGCGATGGCCCTTCCCGTGTGGATCTCGATCCAGGTCGCCTATCGCACGCGCCCGGTCTACGCGAAGCTGAACTCCCAGCTCGACCGCTACCAGGAGATCTTCGAGCCGCTGCGCCGCCTCGCGATGTACGGCATCCCGATCGTGCTCGGCGTGTTCGCGGGCGTCTCGACGGCCAGCCGCTGGGACTCCGTGCTCGTGTGGCTCAACCGCACGCCCTTCGGCACGAAGGACGCGCAGTTCGGGCTCGATGTCGGCTTCTACGTGTTCGAGCTGCCCTTCTACCGCTCGATCGTCGGGTTCGCATCGGCCGTGGTGCTGCTCTCGGGCCTGCTCGTGATCGCGACGAACTACCTCTACGGCGCCATCCGCGTCAACGGCCGTGAGCTCGTCGTGTCGAAGGCCGCGCGCATCCAGATCGCCATCACCGCCGGCGTCTACCTGCTCCTGCAGGCCGTGAGCATCTGGCTCGACCAGTACGCCACCGTCACCGAGGTCGGCTCGCTCATCACCGGTGCCTCCTACACCGACGTGAACGCGACCATCCCGGGGCGGCAGATCCTGTCGGTGATCGCCGCGGTCGTGGCCGTGCTGTTCCTGATCACCGCGATCCTCGGCCGCTGGCGCCTGCCGCTCATCGGCGCCGTGCTGCTCATCGTGTCGAGCCTGCTCATCGGCTCGCTCTACCCGTGGGTCGTGCAGCGATTCCAGGTCGACCCGAGCGCGCGTGCCCTCGAGTCGCCCTACATCACCCGCAACATCGAGGCGACCCGCGATGCGTTCGGGGTCGCCGACATCGAGGAGATCCCGTACGAGGCGAAGACCGACGCCGAGCCGGGCGCGCTGCGCTCCGACGCCGAGACGACGGCGAGCATCCGCCTCATGGACCCGGCCGTGATCAGCCCGGCGTTCCGCCAGCTCGAGCAGTTCCGCCAGTACTACCAGTTCCCCGAGACGCTCGACGTCGACCGCTACCAGATCGACGGCACCACGCAGGACACCGTCGTCGCCATCCGCGACCTCAACCTCGAGGGCCTCGGCGATGCGCAGACCTGGTTCAACAACCACCTCGTCTACACGCACGGGTACGGCCTGGTCGCCGCGGCCGGCAACCAGCGGTCGAGCGACGGCCAGCCGGTGTTCATCCAGTCGGGGATCCCCTCGACCGGCGACCTTCCCGAGTTCGAGCCGCGCGTCTACTTCGGCGAGAACTCGCCCGAGTACTCGATCGTCGGTGCGCCCGAGGGCGAGAAGCCGATCGAGCTCGACTTCCCGGCCGGCGGCGAGGGCAACCCGCAGCAGACGACGTTCCAGGGCGACGGCGGGCCCAAGCTCGACAACCTCTTCACCAAGCTCGTCTACGCGCTGAAGTTCCAGTCGGAGCAGATCTTCCTCTCCGACCAGGTCAGCAACGACTCGCAGATCCTCTACGACCGCTCGCCGATCGAGCGCGTGCAGAAGGTCGCGCCGTTCCTGACCCTCGACAGCGACACGTACCCGTCGGTCGTCGACGGGCGCATCGTGTGGATCGTCGACGGCTACACGCTCTCCGACCAGTACCCGTACTCGAACAAGGTCAGCTACAGCGAGGCGATCTCCGACAGCGAGGGCGTGCAGCAGCCGCTCGCGTTCGATGAGGTCAACTACATCCGCAACTCGGTCAAGGCGACCGTCGACGCGTACGACGGCACCGTGAAGCTCTACGCGTGGGACACCGAGGATCCGATCCTCAAGACCTGGGACAAGATCTTCCCCGAGGCCATCCAGCCGATGAGCAAGATGTCGGGCGAGCTCATGAGCCACGTGCGCTACCCGGCCGACCTCTTCAAGATGCAGCGCGCCGTGCTGGGCCGCTACCACGTGACCGAGGCCGACGCGTTCTACTCCCGCGAGGACGCGTGGACCACGCCGAAGGACCCGACGCAGCCCTCCACGACCTCGCTGCTGCAGCCGCCGTACTACCTGACGATGCAGATGCCCGGTCAGGAGGCCCCGACGTACTCGATCTACTCGACGTTCATCCCCGAGGCCCGGGGCACGCAGAGCCGCAACGTGCTGCGCGGCTACCTCGCGGTCGACTCGAACGCCGGATCCGAGGACGGCACCCGGGCCGACGGCTACGGCAAGCTGCGGCTGCTCGCCCTGCCGGAGGACGACAACGTGCCCGGTCCCGGCCAGGTGCAGAACACGTTCAACTCCGACCCGACCGTGTCGCAGTCGCTGAACCTGCTCAAGCAGGGCCAGTCCGACGTGATCAACGGCAACCTGCTCACCGTGCCCGTCGGCGGCGGCCTGCTGTACGTGCAGCCCGTCTACGTCCGGTCGACCGGCGAGACGAGCTATCCGGTGCTGCAGAAGGTGCTCGTGGCGTTCGGCGACCAGATCGCCTTCCAGGACACGCTCGACGAGGCGCTGAACGTGCTGTTCGGCGGCGACTCGGGTGCGGCGGCGGGCGACGAGGAGGTCCAGCCGACCGAGCCCGGCACCACGCCCGACACGGGCGGCGGCACCGGCGGCACGACCGACACCGAGCTGCAGTCGCTGCTGAACCGGGCCCGCCAGGCGCTCGAGGACAAGCAGCAGGCGCTGCAGGACGGCGACTGGGCCGCCTACGGCAAGGCCGACGCCGAGCTCGCCGAGATCATCTCGGAGCTCATCGTGCTGGCCGACGAGGGCAGCACCGAGGCACCCTCGACCGAGCCGCCGGCGACCGAGGCGCCGCAGGGCTGA
- a CDS encoding YlbL family protein: protein MSLFGPETDDASGGLGSAGPVPGRRSRRERIGWTAVAIAVVIGLVFALLPSPYVIQQPGPVFDTLGTTEVDGEDVPLITIPDEETFPTEGTLDLLTVSAVGRPGATPGWLDVAAAWFDPRRAVVPVETLFPPGLSEEDRDAQNTAQMVDSQQDAIAAALVELGYDFPRDVVVQSVAEGAPAEGVLEEGDVILGVDGTEVHSVDELRDALREHGTDTPAQLAVRRDGETVQLEATPEAIEGQAVLGVGVRMHYEFPIDVEIRLDDVGGPSAGMMFALGIVDKLTPGAMNGGENVAGTGTIDSDGSVGPIGGIRQKLWGAEGEGADWFLAPEANCDEVVGHVPDGLEVFAVSTLDDARSVVEAIGEGGDLSSFARCEG, encoded by the coding sequence ATGTCGCTGTTCGGGCCCGAGACGGATGACGCGTCGGGGGGCCTCGGATCCGCCGGCCCGGTTCCGGGGCGCCGTTCCCGTCGCGAGCGCATCGGGTGGACCGCGGTCGCGATCGCGGTCGTCATCGGCCTCGTCTTCGCGCTGCTGCCCTCGCCGTACGTGATCCAGCAGCCCGGCCCGGTGTTCGACACGCTCGGCACGACCGAGGTCGACGGCGAGGACGTGCCCCTCATCACGATCCCCGACGAGGAGACCTTCCCGACCGAGGGCACGCTCGACCTGCTGACCGTCTCGGCGGTCGGCCGGCCCGGGGCCACGCCCGGCTGGCTCGACGTCGCGGCCGCGTGGTTCGACCCGCGCCGGGCGGTGGTGCCCGTCGAGACGCTGTTCCCGCCCGGCCTCAGCGAGGAGGACCGCGACGCGCAGAACACCGCGCAGATGGTCGACTCGCAGCAGGATGCGATCGCGGCGGCGCTCGTCGAGCTCGGATACGACTTCCCGCGCGACGTCGTCGTGCAGTCGGTGGCCGAGGGCGCGCCGGCCGAGGGCGTGCTCGAGGAGGGCGACGTCATCCTCGGGGTCGACGGCACCGAGGTCCACTCGGTCGACGAGCTGCGCGACGCGCTGCGCGAGCACGGCACCGACACGCCCGCGCAGCTCGCCGTGCGGCGCGACGGCGAGACCGTGCAGCTCGAGGCGACGCCCGAGGCGATCGAGGGGCAGGCCGTGCTCGGCGTCGGCGTGCGCATGCACTACGAGTTCCCGATCGACGTCGAGATCCGCCTCGACGACGTCGGCGGCCCGAGCGCGGGCATGATGTTCGCGCTCGGCATCGTCGACAAGCTGACCCCGGGCGCGATGAACGGCGGCGAGAACGTCGCGGGCACGGGCACGATCGACTCCGACGGCTCGGTCGGGCCGATCGGCGGCATCCGGCAGAAGCTCTGGGGTGCCGAGGGCGAGGGCGCCGACTGGTTCCTCGCGCCCGAGGCGAACTGCGACGAGGTCGTCGGACACGTGCCCGACGGTCTCGAGGTGTTCGCGGTGTCGACGCTCGACGACGCGCGGAGCGTCGTCGAGGCGATCGGCGAGGGCGGCGACCTCTCCTCGTTCGCCCGCTGCGAGGGCTGA